The Proteus vulgaris genome has a segment encoding these proteins:
- the yebZ gene encoding copper resistance protein: MTPEDVYILCRFFHFVAVMFMFGLSFSAAILAKDKFIPLMQVRLRPALAISTITVFITTYLWMALQSGIMGDGWEDAWSLEIWKAVLGTSFGQIWQWQLVLATFALAVLFIHQRYIRNFSLLIVASIMLILHASIGHGAMFTGSDATFYKINQSIHLISAAYWFGGLWPFVACLQFLRNKDELAEGMIKPIIGTMKRFSLFGHIAVLLVTITGIISAVMLIPGWPTIHQLSEYQSMLWLKISLVMLMLGLAVINRYVLVPHIRKKNNFQWLLINSWFELLLGTMVIFTVAIFAINSPV, from the coding sequence ATGACACCTGAAGACGTTTATATTTTATGCCGTTTCTTTCATTTTGTGGCAGTCATGTTTATGTTTGGACTGAGCTTCTCGGCTGCCATTCTGGCAAAAGATAAGTTTATTCCTCTCATGCAAGTTCGTTTGCGCCCAGCATTAGCCATCAGCACTATTACGGTCTTTATTACGACTTATTTATGGATGGCTTTACAATCTGGTATTATGGGGGACGGATGGGAGGATGCTTGGTCACTGGAAATATGGAAAGCGGTATTAGGTACTTCATTTGGTCAGATTTGGCAATGGCAATTGGTATTAGCAACTTTTGCTTTAGCTGTATTATTTATACACCAACGTTATATTCGTAATTTCTCTTTATTAATTGTTGCTTCAATTATGTTGATCTTACATGCCTCTATTGGTCATGGTGCTATGTTTACAGGTTCAGATGCAACTTTTTATAAGATTAATCAAAGTATTCATCTCATCAGTGCCGCATATTGGTTTGGCGGTTTATGGCCATTTGTTGCTTGCTTACAATTTCTACGTAATAAAGATGAGCTTGCAGAAGGGATGATCAAGCCTATCATTGGCACAATGAAGCGGTTTTCACTATTTGGTCATATTGCTGTTTTATTAGTTACCATCACTGGTATTATTAGTGCGGTTATGCTAATTCCGGGCTGGCCTACAATTCACCAATTATCAGAATATCAAAGCATGTTATGGCTTAAAATTAGCTTAGTTATGTTAATGCTAGGCCTAGCGGTAATTAATCGTTATGTTTTGGTGCCTCATATTCGTAAGAAAAATAACTTTCAATGGTTGTTAATTAATAGCTGGTTTGAATTATTACTTGGAACTATGGTTATTTTTACTGTTGCTATCTTTGCGATTAACTCACCAGTATAG
- the ftnA gene encoding ferritin has translation MLHQDMINKLNEQLNLEFYSANLYLQMSAWCDDKGFDGAAKFLKAHSREEMEHMHRLFDYLSDTGAMPLLGAIEAPPSEFSSLAELFEKTYEHEKQITAEINKLAHVAMTTQDYSTFNFLQWYVAEQHEEEKLFKSILDKLAMVGDSGKALFLLDKDLNTLSTSAHV, from the coding sequence ATGTTACATCAAGATATGATCAATAAATTGAATGAACAGCTAAATTTAGAGTTTTATTCAGCAAATCTTTATTTGCAAATGAGTGCTTGGTGCGACGATAAAGGATTTGATGGTGCAGCTAAATTTTTAAAAGCCCATTCTCGTGAAGAAATGGAACATATGCATCGCCTATTTGATTATTTGAGTGATACAGGGGCGATGCCTTTACTCGGTGCGATTGAAGCACCACCTTCAGAATTCTCATCACTCGCTGAGTTGTTTGAGAAAACTTACGAGCATGAAAAACAGATTACAGCTGAAATTAATAAATTAGCTCATGTTGCAATGACCACTCAGGATTATTCAACGTTTAATTTTTTACAATGGTATGTTGCTGAGCAACATGAAGAAGAGAAATTATTTAAATCAATTTTGGATAAATTGGCGATGGTTGGTGATAGCGGTAAGGCTTTATTCTTATTAGATAAAGATCTGAACACATTATCAACATCTGCACATGTTTAA
- the yobA gene encoding copper resistance protein, which yields MSLNTLKTSWGKLSAIAVLFLGMSYQQALAHAQLKSQLPAEGAAIEQSQAPKVITLDFSEGIELAFSKIKVTNTDGKEITVGKLSLDPVNNTKLLLPLESDLAEGNYLVDWNVVSVDGHKTKGSYQFSVK from the coding sequence ATGTCATTAAATACACTTAAGACATCTTGGGGTAAATTATCTGCTATTGCGGTTTTATTCCTAGGTATGTCGTATCAACAAGCATTAGCACACGCACAACTAAAATCTCAGTTACCAGCTGAAGGTGCGGCTATTGAGCAGTCTCAAGCACCTAAAGTTATCACATTAGATTTTTCTGAAGGTATTGAACTTGCATTTAGTAAAATCAAAGTGACGAATACCGACGGCAAAGAGATTACTGTAGGGAAATTGAGCTTAGATCCTGTAAACAATACTAAATTATTACTACCGTTAGAAAGTGATTTAGCTGAAGGTAATTATTTAGTTGATTGGAATGTGGTTTCTGTTGATGGGCACAAGACAAAAGGTTCTTATCAATTTAGTGTAAAATAA